A window of the Polaribacter sp. HaHaR_3_91 genome harbors these coding sequences:
- a CDS encoding TonB-dependent receptor — protein MFSKIVLTFLTLFSLISINAQDIGVLKGTITTEQGEPIMGANVHIKKIAKGTTSDENGEFILEKIANASYVVEVSYLGYNTIIKNVVINKVETIQNFVLKESAYQLEGVVVTSQKREQKNKDVPIAITSYGTDFLENQGTFEYDALSEYVPGFQVQIQSVNNPGIVVRGITSDSGDSRVEPRVSIFQDGVSISKSRGSVVELYDIERVEVLKGPQGTLFGRGAQIGAMHIIQNKAKNETSGAVKLGYGNFNQFLATGHYNAPLVDDKLFFRAAAIYNKRDGYIENLSGGDLNGKETVAFRTSFRYLLNDDTTLDVIANWQQDTPPGTSFKSGTYAPLGGDTNPNTFADLERGEELGLDRTVWGVTAILKHDLNDVWDVTATSAYRKFNSDEAFDADGTAAPALFFHEISEGKQFSQEVRFNFDTDDKFRGFFGGNFFYEKGSQRVPWEYNEQSVAMLFLNPEALLISGVPTLLPNIPNDPATFGPLAGAPLNSFNTESNTNFGENYSGDVFADASYDFTDKLSVTLGLRATWENINAGYQVTDSETPSVLGHLLGSYPNVLFASTNGEKIEASENFLSAVGRFALNYDVNDNITLFGTAARGRRPNVINVTATETNVLSDETVWSYEVGAKSLFLNNKLQFDVNAYVYEYSNFQTTISKFEDGVLTATPEDSGSASSFGFETAMQYAFSKTSSFFANYSYIDASFDDEDSNGNAQALAGNTFRLTPKNSFSAGFNINIDATKNLSYFFRPTYTYKSKVFFEETNLPDISQDGYGILNFKTGLVINKDYELTFFMNNALDKEFIVDAGNTGGAFGIPTFIAGAPRFFGVQVKANF, from the coding sequence ATGTTTTCAAAAATTGTACTTACATTTTTAACACTTTTTAGTTTAATTAGTATAAATGCCCAAGATATAGGTGTCCTAAAAGGAACTATTACTACAGAACAAGGAGAGCCTATAATGGGAGCAAATGTGCATATTAAAAAAATAGCTAAAGGAACAACTTCAGATGAAAATGGAGAATTTATATTAGAAAAAATTGCAAATGCCTCTTACGTTGTTGAGGTTTCATATTTAGGGTACAATACAATTATTAAAAATGTAGTTATTAATAAGGTAGAAACTATTCAAAACTTTGTTTTAAAAGAAAGTGCTTATCAGTTAGAAGGTGTTGTGGTAACATCTCAAAAAAGAGAACAAAAAAATAAAGATGTGCCTATTGCAATTACCTCTTACGGAACAGATTTTTTAGAAAATCAAGGAACGTTTGAATATGATGCTTTATCGGAATATGTACCAGGTTTTCAAGTGCAAATCCAGAGTGTTAATAATCCAGGGATTGTGGTTAGAGGAATTACAAGTGATAGTGGAGATTCTAGAGTAGAACCAAGGGTTTCTATTTTTCAAGATGGAGTTTCAATTAGTAAATCTAGAGGTTCTGTGGTTGAATTATACGATATAGAACGTGTAGAAGTTTTAAAAGGACCTCAAGGAACATTGTTTGGTAGAGGTGCTCAAATTGGTGCAATGCATATCATTCAAAATAAAGCAAAAAATGAAACGTCTGGTGCTGTAAAATTAGGGTATGGCAACTTTAATCAGTTTTTGGCAACAGGACATTATAATGCTCCTTTAGTAGACGATAAATTATTTTTTAGAGCTGCTGCAATTTATAATAAAAGAGATGGTTATATCGAAAACCTTTCTGGTGGAGATTTAAACGGAAAAGAAACTGTTGCTTTTAGAACCTCATTTAGATATTTATTAAATGATGATACTACTTTAGATGTAATTGCAAACTGGCAACAAGATACACCTCCGGGAACTTCTTTTAAAAGTGGGACTTATGCACCATTAGGTGGAGATACAAACCCAAATACTTTTGCAGATTTAGAAAGAGGAGAAGAGTTAGGTTTGGATAGAACTGTTTGGGGTGTTACTGCAATTTTAAAACATGATTTAAATGATGTTTGGGATGTTACTGCTACTTCTGCGTATAGAAAATTTAATTCTGATGAAGCTTTTGATGCAGACGGAACTGCAGCTCCTGCTTTATTTTTTCATGAGATATCAGAAGGGAAGCAATTTAGTCAAGAGGTTAGGTTTAACTTTGATACTGATGATAAATTTAGAGGGTTTTTTGGAGGAAATTTCTTTTACGAAAAAGGATCACAAAGAGTGCCTTGGGAATATAATGAGCAAAGTGTAGCAATGTTATTTTTAAATCCGGAAGCTTTATTAATTAGTGGTGTACCAACATTATTACCAAATATACCAAACGATCCAGCTACTTTTGGACCACTTGCAGGTGCTCCGTTAAATTCTTTTAATACTGAATCAAATACTAATTTTGGAGAAAATTATTCTGGAGATGTTTTTGCTGATGCTTCTTATGATTTCACTGATAAATTATCTGTTACTTTAGGATTAAGAGCTACTTGGGAAAACATTAATGCAGGGTATCAAGTAACAGATTCAGAAACCCCTTCTGTTTTAGGACACTTATTAGGTAGTTATCCAAATGTGTTGTTTGCATCAACAAACGGAGAAAAAATAGAAGCTAGTGAAAACTTTTTGTCAGCTGTTGGGCGTTTTGCCTTAAATTATGATGTAAATGATAATATTACATTATTTGGTACGGCAGCTCGAGGGAGAAGGCCAAATGTTATTAATGTAACGGCAACAGAAACAAATGTATTATCAGATGAGACAGTTTGGTCTTATGAGGTAGGTGCAAAATCATTGTTTTTAAATAATAAATTACAATTTGATGTAAATGCGTATGTGTATGAGTATTCAAATTTTCAAACAACTATTTCTAAATTTGAAGATGGAGTCCTAACAGCAACGCCAGAAGATAGTGGAAGTGCAAGTTCTTTTGGTTTTGAAACGGCTATGCAATATGCGTTTTCAAAGACATCAAGCTTTTTTGCAAATTATAGTTATATAGATGCTTCTTTTGATGACGAAGACTCTAATGGAAATGCTCAAGCTTTAGCAGGAAATACATTTAGATTAACACCTAAGAATTCCTTTTCTGCAGGATTTAATATCAACATAGATGCAACTAAAAACTTAAGCTACTTTTTTAGACCTACTTATACATATAAGTCTAAAGTATTTTTTGAAGAAACAAATTTACCAGATATTTCTCAAGATGGGTACGGGATCTTAAATTTTAAAACAGGTCTTGTAATTAACAAAGATTACGAGCTTACTTTTTTTATGAACAATGCTTTAGATAAAGAGTTTATTGTTGATGCAGGTAATACAGGTGGTGCTTTTGGTATACCAACTTTTATTGCTGGGGCACCAAGATTTTTTGGAGTACAAGTAAAAGCGAACTTTTAA
- a CDS encoding amidase family protein — MESQIRKIHQQLVNKEISCTKLVQERLDLLKSNTHNTVNSLLDTLALELAAKVDAKIADGQEIGLLEGIPFGIKDVYMVQGTLTTASSDLLKKYKSPYTATAIQKLFDAGAIPLVKENCDSFGHGSSSENTIFGAVKNAINTGLVSGGSSGGSAVNVAKDFTVFSIGGDTGGSVRQPAGYNKIYGLKPTYGRISRFGLMAYASSTDCVGPIAKSIEDIRIVLNVMSGKDIKDLTTYPSEAISEETILNADGIKTVGYFKNFIENDAIDAQVKADFLSAIKKIKAKGIEVRELDFFESDTLVSTYYTLAMAETASNLSRLDGTNYGNRIEGDTLKDTYSITRSENFSEESKRRIVGGNQVLSQGFSDEIYLKGLNVRDQIVANFEKDFKEVDIILSPVTPNSPPKIGDSLSDPLAMYLSDAYTVGFSLGQLPTLTVPQGTETGLQITAAKNNDELVLKFANFLKDTI; from the coding sequence ATGGAATCGCAAATACGTAAAATTCATCAGCAATTGGTGAACAAAGAAATTTCGTGTACAAAATTAGTGCAAGAAAGATTAGATTTATTAAAATCGAACACCCACAATACCGTCAATTCACTTTTAGATACTTTAGCGTTAGAATTGGCTGCAAAAGTAGATGCTAAAATTGCAGACGGACAAGAAATTGGTTTGTTAGAGGGAATTCCATTCGGAATTAAAGATGTGTACATGGTACAAGGAACTTTAACAACGGCAAGTTCAGATTTATTAAAAAAATACAAATCACCATATACAGCAACTGCTATTCAGAAATTATTTGATGCAGGTGCCATTCCTTTAGTAAAAGAAAATTGTGATTCTTTTGGTCATGGTTCTTCTTCTGAAAATACCATTTTCGGAGCTGTTAAAAATGCGATTAATACAGGGTTGGTTTCTGGAGGTTCAAGTGGAGGTTCTGCAGTAAATGTAGCCAAAGACTTTACGGTATTTTCAATTGGTGGAGACACAGGAGGTTCTGTTCGTCAACCGGCAGGTTACAATAAAATATACGGATTAAAACCAACCTACGGAAGAATTTCTAGATTCGGATTAATGGCATACGCGTCGTCTACAGATTGTGTTGGGCCCATTGCAAAATCTATCGAAGATATTAGAATTGTTTTAAACGTGATGAGTGGTAAAGATATTAAAGATCTAACTACGTACCCATCAGAAGCAATATCCGAAGAAACTATTTTAAATGCTGATGGAATTAAAACTGTTGGGTATTTTAAAAATTTCATTGAAAATGATGCAATTGATGCGCAAGTAAAAGCAGATTTTTTATCAGCCATCAAAAAAATAAAAGCCAAAGGAATTGAGGTGAGAGAATTAGATTTCTTTGAATCTGATACCTTAGTTTCTACATACTATACATTAGCAATGGCAGAAACAGCATCGAATCTTTCTAGATTAGATGGTACCAATTACGGAAACAGAATAGAAGGCGATACTTTAAAAGATACGTATTCTATAACACGATCGGAAAATTTCTCTGAAGAATCTAAACGTAGAATAGTTGGTGGAAATCAAGTGTTATCGCAAGGTTTTTCTGATGAAATCTATTTAAAAGGATTAAATGTTAGAGATCAAATTGTAGCTAATTTTGAAAAAGATTTTAAAGAGGTAGATATTATTTTATCACCAGTAACGCCTAATTCTCCTCCAAAAATTGGAGATAGTTTAAGCGATCCTTTAGCGATGTATTTATCGGATGCGTATACCGTTGGTTTTAGTTTAGGTCAATTACCAACATTAACAGTGCCACAAGGAACAGAAACGGGATTACAAATTACGGCAGCAAAAAATAATGACGAACTTGTTTTGAAGTTTGCTAACTTCTTAAAAGATACGATATAA
- a CDS encoding anthranilate synthase component I family protein has product MKKLQFKTIHKTKIADTVTPVGLYLRFRDKYANTLLLESSDYHSKEESFSFIAVEPIVSMKVDNYQFSVSHKGTQLDEQPINKNFYELFDKFTNSIELECPDELKSFNGLYGYTTFDSVQYFENIQFTNKKAPSAIPEMQYSFYRFIIAINHFNDEMTLIENIEEGTESRIKEVQTIIDAQAFNTQKFEIVGEETSNVTGEEFKDYVRKAKSHCKRGDVFQLVLSRQFQQKFKGDEFNVYRALRSINPSPYLFYFDYGSFKLMGSSPEAQIKISGGRATINPIAGTFRRTGDMAEDIKLGKKLSEDKKETAEHVMLVDLARNDLSKHADKVTVEVFKEVQYFSHVIHLVSTVRGKIKGNPIEIVGDTFPAGTLSGAPKYKAMELIDKYENQTRGFYGGAVGIIGLDGSVNLAIAIRSFVSKNNVLYSQAGAGIVIHSDEEKELQEVNNKLAALNKALILAENI; this is encoded by the coding sequence ATGAAAAAATTACAGTTTAAAACAATTCACAAAACAAAGATTGCAGATACCGTTACGCCGGTAGGTTTGTACCTGCGTTTTAGAGACAAATACGCTAACACTTTGTTGTTAGAAAGTTCAGATTATCATAGTAAAGAAGAAAGTTTCTCTTTTATTGCCGTGGAGCCAATTGTTTCTATGAAAGTAGATAATTATCAGTTTTCTGTTTCTCACAAAGGAACACAACTAGATGAACAACCTATCAATAAAAACTTTTATGAGTTATTCGATAAATTCACCAATTCTATAGAATTAGAGTGTCCTGACGAATTAAAATCATTCAACGGATTGTACGGGTATACTACTTTTGATTCTGTTCAGTATTTTGAGAATATTCAATTTACTAACAAAAAAGCACCTTCTGCAATTCCAGAAATGCAGTACAGTTTTTACCGTTTTATTATTGCCATCAATCATTTTAATGATGAAATGACATTGATAGAAAATATAGAAGAAGGTACAGAATCTCGTATTAAAGAAGTTCAAACTATTATCGATGCACAAGCATTTAATACGCAGAAATTCGAAATTGTAGGCGAAGAAACTTCCAATGTTACAGGCGAAGAATTTAAAGACTATGTAAGAAAAGCAAAATCGCATTGTAAAAGAGGCGATGTTTTTCAACTAGTATTATCACGCCAATTTCAACAAAAATTTAAAGGAGACGAATTCAATGTGTATAGAGCATTGCGTTCTATAAATCCGTCGCCATATTTATTTTATTTCGATTACGGATCTTTCAAATTAATGGGCTCTTCACCAGAAGCACAAATTAAAATTTCTGGAGGTAGAGCCACTATCAACCCTATTGCAGGTACGTTTAGAAGAACGGGAGATATGGCAGAAGACATTAAGTTGGGTAAAAAATTATCCGAAGATAAAAAGGAAACGGCAGAACACGTAATGTTGGTAGATTTAGCACGTAACGATTTAAGCAAACATGCCGATAAAGTTACGGTAGAGGTTTTTAAAGAAGTACAGTATTTTAGCCATGTAATTCACTTGGTTTCTACGGTTAGAGGTAAGATTAAAGGAAACCCAATAGAAATTGTTGGAGACACTTTTCCTGCCGGAACTTTAAGTGGAGCGCCAAAGTACAAAGCAATGGAGCTGATCGATAAATATGAAAATCAAACCCGTGGTTTTTATGGTGGAGCAGTCGGAATTATCGGTTTAGATGGTTCTGTAAATTTAGCGATTGCCATTCGTTCTTTTGTGAGTAAGAACAACGTTTTGTACTCGCAAGCAGGCGCAGGAATCGTTATTCATTCCGATGAAGAAAAGGAATTACAAGAAGTAAATAATAAATTAGCAGCGTTAAATAAAGCGTTAATTTTAGCAGAAAACATATAA
- a CDS encoding glycerophosphodiester phosphodiesterase family protein, whose protein sequence is MQKTFLTSLLLIAFNFTVLGQEVKTIMTIESIVKKKEDSNKNIKPNNDARIIWADNYKNKQSDIAFVYLHGFGASGREGEPILSMLSKKYNANVYVSRLKEHGIQRDDSFKKLTPENYIETAKEALSIGKIIGKKVVLVSTSTGGTLSLKLASEDTSILGLVMYSPFIGLKNPAFAAITTPEGKAGFIKMNGSEITKQKRPEEEAKYWSTTYHVNGYEALIKMLLDNMKPATFAKVKVPVFVGYYYKNEEEQDQVVSVGAILKMYDGLGTPADKKTKVAFPEAGNHVIACDLRSNDWQGVYNETVTFIDEVILEKEQKFEFDLQGHRGARGLSPENTIQAFEKALELGVNTLELDVVISKDNKVVVSHEPWLNEEVTLDAKGNKISKESALVFNMYKNKYKKIKSYDVGSIGNPKFLEQKKEKAYKPLLSEVIDFAQAKNEEIRYNIEIKSTPDDEKREFQPAVAKFSDLVIAELIKAKIPKNKITVQSFDPRILEYIHKKYPEFILAFLTYQNDFETNMKMLSFVPEIYSPYFALLNKDEVKTIQNKNMKVIPWTVNKKEDMVNLLKMGVDGIITDYPNIAIPLRK, encoded by the coding sequence ATGCAAAAAACATTTTTAACTTCGCTTTTATTAATAGCCTTTAATTTTACAGTTTTAGGTCAAGAAGTAAAAACGATTATGACAATTGAAAGTATTGTAAAAAAGAAAGAGGATAGTAATAAAAACATCAAACCCAATAATGATGCTAGAATTATTTGGGCTGATAATTATAAAAATAAACAATCTGATATTGCATTTGTCTATTTGCATGGTTTTGGAGCAAGTGGTAGGGAAGGAGAGCCTATATTAAGTATGCTTTCTAAAAAATACAACGCAAATGTTTATGTGTCTCGTTTAAAAGAACATGGTATACAAAGAGATGATAGTTTTAAGAAGTTAACTCCAGAAAACTATATAGAAACAGCAAAAGAAGCTTTGTCCATCGGTAAAATAATTGGTAAGAAAGTAGTTTTGGTAAGTACATCTACTGGTGGAACTTTAAGTTTAAAACTAGCTTCGGAAGATACTTCTATTTTAGGTTTGGTAATGTATTCTCCGTTTATCGGACTTAAAAATCCTGCATTTGCAGCCATTACAACTCCAGAAGGAAAAGCCGGATTTATAAAAATGAACGGTAGTGAAATTACAAAGCAGAAAAGACCTGAAGAAGAAGCTAAATATTGGTCTACTACGTATCATGTTAACGGTTACGAGGCTTTAATAAAAATGTTATTAGATAATATGAAGCCAGCAACTTTTGCTAAAGTTAAAGTTCCTGTATTTGTTGGTTATTATTATAAGAATGAAGAAGAACAAGATCAAGTGGTTTCTGTTGGGGCAATTTTAAAAATGTATGATGGTTTAGGGACTCCTGCGGATAAAAAAACAAAAGTTGCTTTTCCAGAAGCAGGAAACCATGTAATTGCATGCGATTTAAGATCTAACGATTGGCAAGGTGTTTATAACGAAACAGTAACTTTTATTGATGAGGTAATTTTAGAGAAAGAACAAAAGTTTGAGTTTGATTTACAGGGTCATCGTGGAGCGAGAGGTTTGTCACCAGAAAACACAATTCAGGCTTTTGAAAAAGCATTAGAATTAGGTGTAAATACGTTGGAATTAGATGTTGTAATTAGTAAAGATAACAAAGTGGTTGTTTCTCATGAGCCTTGGTTAAATGAAGAAGTTACTTTAGATGCTAAAGGAAATAAGATTTCTAAAGAAAGCGCATTGGTTTTTAATATGTATAAAAATAAATACAAGAAAATTAAAAGTTATGATGTTGGTTCTATTGGAAATCCTAAGTTTTTAGAGCAGAAAAAAGAGAAAGCTTACAAACCATTGTTGTCTGAGGTAATTGATTTTGCCCAAGCTAAAAATGAGGAGATTCGTTATAATATTGAAATAAAAAGTACGCCTGATGACGAAAAAAGAGAATTTCAACCTGCTGTTGCTAAATTTTCTGACCTTGTTATAGCGGAATTGATAAAAGCCAAAATTCCTAAAAATAAAATAACGGTTCAAAGTTTTGATCCTCGTATTTTAGAATACATTCATAAGAAATACCCTGAGTTTATATTGGCGTTTTTAACGTATCAAAATGATTTTGAAACGAATATGAAGATGTTAAGTTTTGTGCCAGAAATTTACAGTCCGTATTTTGCTTTATTGAATAAAGATGAGGTAAAAACGATTCAAAATAAAAATATGAAAGTAATTCCTTGGACGGTCAATAAAAAAGAGGACATGGTAAACCTACTAAAAATGGGTGTAGATGGAATTATTACCGATTATCCAAATATTGCAATTCCTTTAAGAAAGTAA
- the gatB/aspS gene encoding bifunctional amidotransferase subunit GatB/aspartate--tRNA ligase AspS: MELEQLNELIKKHDLELVIGIETHVRLNTKTKLFCSCANQEIEQPNQNICSVCTGQMGVLPSINKEAITKAIYFGKAVNSSFSNEIISWDRKHYEYPDNPKNIQITQFHNPVIPDGQVSCYRNDGSQFTVSLTQVHIEEDAAKLMHEKKISLVDFNKAGVPLIEIVTDPCIRHIEDASTYAQYIQRIVQNLKISEANLEKGEFKSDVSVSLRKKHTYDLNPRTEIKNLNSFKFMVDALKEEIEKQLSYYVENKAFRPDQTTVLWDADLKQTKTMRKKEFEADYRFISEPDLPFVNIKKVVDSIHVDISSLPFAVESILIKGGVLPQDAKFFTADSLRSEVFVAINNKINDASFVAKTLVNNIGADEYKNIHSVDQLIEIFQLFKEDKITSVLVQNGITSYLKDRTFDYKKYFEDNTISEDKIKAAVAKVVSENEATANDIKAGNQGKAGILVGKVIGIIGKGASGKVIRQEILNACSADAKTTKSAAVADELKATSDQPKAKIEEETLPQVPIIIKEEYRTHKISQISEDSINDEVTLSGWVSSVRDHGELIFIDLRDSSNQVFQVRLSRETFPNLDELVKLKSESVISVTGIVVQRKEDDYNAGLRTGKLELETSALDILNLSKTLPFEIKRAMKSNENVRFQYKFLDHRNDEVRKAIVNRHRVIKLMRDILDEEEFLEIETPILTAGTDEGAREFIVPTRKQAGSFYTLPQAPQQFKQMLMVGGFEKYFQIARCFRDEDSRGDRQPEFTQLDIEIAYASMQQIIDLNTKMFNEIVKKIYGKKWTLRPFEVITYKNAMDKYGCDRPDLRYGLQMQDITDIVKDTTFQVFSKPIEDGGIVKCIKVSVAEQGNKRMSKGQIENLTAIAQQNGLGGLAYIIVNENDLQSPIIKFLGEEIAANIIKATDAQVGDIVFFSAADYATANKALDAVRQEMGRILKLINPKELRPAWVVDFPMFEKTDEGRWTFTHNPFSMPAIYDLEKHMTGEGEEIGTIIAQQYDLILNGYEIGGGSVRAHKAEILEATYKNMGYNKEEMMKSVGTMYKAFQYGAPPHGGIAWGVDRLMMILEKKASIREVMAFPKTGSSEDLLFNAPSILSDKKVEEMNVRIIRK; encoded by the coding sequence ATGGAACTGGAACAATTAAATGAGCTTATTAAAAAGCACGACTTAGAGTTAGTAATCGGTATTGAAACTCACGTTCGATTAAATACAAAAACAAAGTTATTCTGTTCTTGTGCAAATCAAGAAATAGAACAACCAAATCAGAATATATGTTCGGTTTGTACCGGACAAATGGGCGTTTTACCTTCTATTAATAAAGAAGCAATTACAAAGGCTATTTACTTCGGTAAAGCTGTTAATTCATCTTTTTCAAACGAGATTATCTCGTGGGATCGTAAACATTACGAATACCCAGATAACCCAAAGAACATACAAATTACACAGTTTCACAATCCTGTAATTCCAGACGGACAAGTTTCTTGTTATAGAAATGATGGTTCGCAATTTACAGTAAGTTTAACGCAGGTTCATATTGAGGAAGATGCTGCAAAATTGATGCACGAAAAGAAAATTTCTTTAGTCGATTTTAACAAAGCAGGTGTTCCGTTAATCGAGATTGTAACAGATCCTTGTATTCGTCATATAGAAGATGCATCTACATATGCACAATACATTCAAAGAATTGTTCAGAATTTAAAAATATCTGAAGCAAATCTAGAAAAAGGTGAGTTTAAATCGGATGTTTCTGTATCGCTTCGTAAAAAACATACCTACGATTTAAACCCAAGAACAGAAATCAAAAACTTAAATTCTTTTAAGTTTATGGTAGATGCTTTAAAGGAAGAAATTGAAAAGCAATTAAGCTATTATGTAGAAAATAAAGCATTTAGACCAGACCAAACAACTGTTTTATGGGATGCAGATTTAAAGCAAACCAAAACAATGCGTAAAAAGGAATTTGAAGCAGATTATCGTTTTATTTCTGAACCAGATTTACCTTTTGTAAACATCAAAAAAGTTGTAGATAGTATACATGTTGATATTAGTTCTTTGCCTTTTGCAGTAGAATCTATTTTGATAAAAGGTGGCGTTTTACCACAAGATGCTAAGTTTTTTACAGCAGATTCTTTACGTTCAGAAGTTTTTGTTGCGATCAATAATAAAATAAATGACGCTTCTTTTGTTGCCAAAACATTGGTAAATAATATTGGAGCAGATGAGTATAAGAATATTCATAGTGTGGATCAGTTAATTGAAATTTTTCAATTATTTAAAGAAGATAAAATAACGTCTGTTTTAGTGCAAAACGGAATTACATCTTATTTAAAAGATAGAACTTTCGATTATAAAAAGTACTTTGAAGACAATACCATTTCTGAAGATAAAATTAAAGCTGCCGTTGCAAAAGTAGTTTCAGAAAATGAAGCAACTGCAAACGATATTAAAGCAGGAAACCAAGGGAAAGCAGGTATTCTTGTTGGTAAAGTTATTGGTATTATTGGTAAAGGCGCTTCAGGGAAAGTAATTCGTCAAGAAATATTAAATGCTTGTTCTGCGGATGCTAAAACGACAAAGAGTGCAGCTGTAGCTGATGAGTTAAAAGCAACTAGTGACCAGCCAAAGGCAAAAATAGAAGAAGAAACGTTACCTCAAGTTCCTATTATTATAAAAGAGGAATACAGAACACATAAAATTTCTCAAATATCAGAAGATTCAATTAATGATGAGGTTACTTTATCGGGTTGGGTTTCTAGTGTTAGAGATCATGGTGAATTAATTTTTATTGATTTACGCGATTCTAGCAATCAAGTTTTTCAAGTACGTTTAAGTAGAGAAACATTTCCTAATTTAGATGAGCTTGTAAAATTAAAATCAGAATCTGTTATTTCTGTAACCGGAATTGTGGTGCAGCGTAAAGAAGATGATTATAATGCAGGTTTAAGAACCGGTAAGTTAGAATTAGAAACGTCTGCTTTAGATATTTTAAACTTATCTAAAACGCTTCCTTTTGAAATAAAAAGAGCAATGAAATCGAACGAGAATGTTCGTTTTCAATATAAGTTTTTAGATCATAGAAACGATGAGGTTCGTAAAGCAATTGTAAACCGTCATAGAGTAATCAAGCTAATGCGTGATATCTTAGATGAAGAAGAGTTTTTAGAAATTGAAACGCCTATTTTAACTGCAGGTACAGACGAAGGAGCAAGAGAATTTATTGTGCCAACAAGAAAACAAGCAGGTTCTTTTTATACGTTACCACAAGCGCCACAACAATTTAAGCAAATGTTGATGGTAGGTGGTTTTGAAAAATATTTTCAAATAGCACGTTGTTTTAGAGATGAAGATTCTCGTGGAGATAGACAACCAGAATTTACACAATTAGATATAGAAATTGCGTACGCAAGTATGCAGCAAATAATCGATTTAAACACCAAAATGTTTAATGAAATTGTGAAGAAAATCTACGGTAAAAAATGGACTTTACGTCCGTTTGAAGTAATTACGTATAAAAACGCGATGGATAAATATGGTTGTGATAGACCAGATTTACGTTATGGCTTACAAATGCAAGACATTACGGATATTGTAAAAGATACCACATTCCAAGTTTTTAGCAAACCAATTGAAGACGGCGGAATTGTAAAATGTATTAAAGTTTCTGTAGCAGAGCAAGGAAACAAACGTATGTCTAAAGGACAAATAGAAAATTTAACGGCCATTGCACAACAAAATGGTTTAGGTGGTTTGGCTTATATTATTGTAAATGAAAATGATTTACAATCGCCAATTATTAAGTTTTTAGGAGAAGAAATTGCAGCCAATATTATTAAAGCTACAGATGCACAAGTTGGTGATATTGTATTTTTCTCAGCAGCAGATTATGCAACTGCTAACAAAGCGTTAGATGCTGTTCGTCAAGAAATGGGACGTATTTTAAAGTTGATAAACCCGAAAGAATTAAGACCAGCTTGGGTTGTAGATTTTCCAATGTTTGAAAAAACAGATGAAGGAAGATGGACATTTACACACAATCCTTTTTCTATGCCAGCAATCTATGACTTAGAAAAGCACATGACTGGAGAAGGAGAAGAAATAGGAACCATTATAGCGCAACAATACGATTTAATCTTAAACGGTTACGAGATTGGTGGAGGTTCTGTTCGTGCTCACAAAGCAGAAATTTTAGAAGCAACCTATAAAAATATGGGTTACAATAAAGAAGAAATGATGAAAAGTGTTGGCACGATGTACAAAGCTTTTCAGTATGGAGCACCTCCTCACGGAGGAATTGCTTGGGGAGTAGATCGTTTAATGATGATTTTAGAAAAGAAAGCTTCTATTAGAGAGGTAATGGCTTTCCCTAAAACAGGTTCATCAGAAGATTTATTGTTTAATGCACCTTCAATTTTATCTGATAAAAAAGTAGAAGAGATGAATGTTAGAATTATTAGGAAATAG